The DNA region CGACGGTGAGCTCGGCGCAGTTGAGCGATCCCAGTCCGGTGGAGGTGACGACGAGGATCGGTGCGCAGAGTTTTGCTGCGAGGTCGGCGATGGTCCACTCATCGGCGATACGCACCAGCAGTCCGCCGGCTCCCTCGACGAGCACGAGTTCGCCGGGAGCATCGAGCTCACGGATCCTTCGAACCGTCTCGTCAAGGTCGAGTTGGGCCATCCCGGCGCGGCGGGCCGAGATGTTGGGTGCCAACGGTTCGGGGTAGCGAGCGAACTCGACGTAGTCGTGCACGGCGTCAGCGCCAAGCAGCTTCTGGACGGTCGAGAGGTCGCCGCTACCGGCCGGTTCTCCGGTCTGAGCGGGCTTGCACACGGTGACGCGCGCCCCCTGCTCAATGGCGGACCGCGCGACGGATGCCGTCGTGTACGTCTTGCCGACGTCGGTGTTGGTTCCTGTGATGACGACGATGGCCATGAGGTGTCCTTCCTGGGATCCAAGTGTTGTGAGGAGTCGGTTCCGAGGGGCCGTTCCGAACGGAACCCTGATGCGCGTCAACGATGTTCATGGACGAACGATGCTCAGCGCTGGCTCTCAGTCATGACCGCCCGCAGCTCGTGCCGCGGCAGTCATGGCCCCGGTGATGGTGGCGATCTGCTCACTGGTACAGATGTAGGGCGGCATGGCGTAGATGAGCCGCCCGAACGGTCGCAGCCAGACGCCGTGATCGATGGCGGCCTGGGTGGTGGCCTCCATGTCGACGTCGTGGTCCATCTCGATGACTCCGATGGCTCCACGTACCCGCACGTCGGCCACATGGGAAACGTCCTTCGCCCCAGCGAGGCCTGTCATGAGCTCGGTCTCGATGCGCGGCACACTCGTGCGCCAGTCACCGTCCTGGATGAGCCCCACCGAGGCGTTGGCGACGGCACATGCCAGTGGGTTGCCCATGAAGGTCGGTCCGTGCATGAGCGCCCCTCCCCCGTCGGGGCTGGAGATGGCAGCGGCCACCTCGTCGGTGGTGAGCACGGCGGAGAGGGTCATGAATCCACCAGTGAGCGCCTTGCCGACACACATGATGTCGGGGGTGACGCCAGCCGCCTGGGTGGCGAAAAGGGTGCCGGTGCGTCCAAATCCGGTGGCGATCTCGTCGGCCAGCAGCACAACACCGTGTCGATCGCAGATCTCCCGCAGTCTCGTGACGAGGTGCGGGTCGTGGACACGCATGCCCCCGGCGCCCTGGACGACCGGCTCGATGACGATGGCGGCGATGGACTCGTCAATGAGACTCTCGAGATGCTCGAGGTAGCGTGAGCACTCGTCGGCAGAGGTCCCGATCACCGGGGGTGCCGGGGCGAAGACCTGTTCGGTGAGCACTCCGGTCCACAGCGAATGCATGCCTCCCTGGGGGTCGCACACACTCATCGCCTGGAAGGTGTCACCGTGGTAACCCGAGCGCCAGGTGAGCAGTCGACGTCGTTCCGGGTGCCCGATGCCACGCTGGTACTGCAGGGCCATCTTGATGGCCACCTCGACGGCGACCGATCCCGAGTCGGCGAAGAACACCTTGGTGAGGGGGTCGTCGGTGATCTCGACCAGTCGGCTGGCCAGCTCGATGGCCGGACGGTGGGTGAGACCGCCGAACATGACGTGCGG from Cutibacterium granulosum includes:
- a CDS encoding adenosylmethionine--8-amino-7-oxononanoate transaminase; this translates as MGELNTVKDFVGYDQDHVWHPYGPMPAAMRHRLVDDAEGVYLTMHDDPAAEPTQLIDAMSSWWAACHGHRHPALVAAAHRQIDRMPHVMFGGLTHRPAIELASRLVEITDDPLTKVFFADSGSVAVEVAIKMALQYQRGIGHPERRRLLTWRSGYHGDTFQAMSVCDPQGGMHSLWTGVLTEQVFAPAPPVIGTSADECSRYLEHLESLIDESIAAIVIEPVVQGAGGMRVHDPHLVTRLREICDRHGVVLLADEIATGFGRTGTLFATQAAGVTPDIMCVGKALTGGFMTLSAVLTTDEVAAAISSPDGGGALMHGPTFMGNPLACAVANASVGLIQDGDWRTSVPRIETELMTGLAGAKDVSHVADVRVRGAIGVIEMDHDVDMEATTQAAIDHGVWLRPFGRLIYAMPPYICTSEQIATITGAMTAAARAAGGHD
- the bioD gene encoding dethiobiotin synthase, which encodes MAIVVITGTNTDVGKTYTTASVARSAIEQGARVTVCKPAQTGEPAGSGDLSTVQKLLGADAVHDYVEFARYPEPLAPNISARRAGMAQLDLDETVRRIRELDAPGELVLVEGAGGLLVRIADEWTIADLAAKLCAPILVVTSTGLGSLNCAELTVEAAQRRGITVLGLIGGIYPDDPDLVTRLNVEEFEEVCGVPLLGLVPQGQAALADDSRVVQMLSGLLATTK